The Spirochaetales bacterium sequence ACGCATTCCATCGAAGAAGGGCAGTACGGCAGATTCAGGGAATTTCTCCATGACCGGTGTTCGGGAGTACCGGTTTCCTACATTTGCCGCAGAAAGGAGTTTTACGGGAAGGAGTTTTTTGTCGATCCCCGTGTGCTGGTGCCGAGGCCGGATACGGAAATTCTGGTCGATTACGCCTTTTCCCTGGTAAAGACGCACGGGTATATCAGGAATATTCATGACGCCTGTACCGGATCGGGGTGTATTGCCATAACCATACAAACGCTTTTGCCTGAGGCCGCCGTCTCCGCATCGGATATATCCGGAGCGGCGAAAGAAGTGTTTGAGGAAAATTGCAGGAGGATATTGGGGCAGGGGGCCGGGATTCCCTTCTTCGTCTCCGACCTCCTTGCCGGTGTGAAAGGAACTTATGACATGATCGTTTCGAATCCTCCCTATCTGACGGACAGGGAGACTTCGGACCTTAAAAAAATCGGGTGGCCCGAGCCGGAACTCGCGCTTAGAGGCGGGACCGATGGAACGGAACCAAGCAGGCGGCTTATCCGGCAGGCACCGCAGCGCCTTGCCGCGGGAGGTTATCTCGTGCTCGAATCCGCCCCTCCCCATATGGATGTGCTGCGTCTTTTTATGGAAAAAAACGGATTTACCGATATCGCGGTCGTCTGTGACCTCGGACAGCGCCCCCGTGTCATTGCAGGGAGATTGGCTGCAGGGAGACAGCGGGATGAGTGATGCGACCGCCATGATCGCCGATTTCGAGGCGACACTTGGCAATTATACGAAAGAGGAAAAAGAGGAAATCATTGCGGCGGCCCGGTGGGCGGAAGGTCTGCATCACAACCAGAAACGGGCGAGCGGCGAGCCGTATTTTATTCATCCCCTCAATGTGGCGACGATTCTCATCAATCTAAGGCTCGACAGCAAGACGATAATAGCCGCCCTGCTTCATGATATCCTCGAAGATACCGGCGTGACAAGGCAGGAATTGCGCCGCGAGTTCGGAAAGGAAGTCGAATCGCTTGTGTACGGGGTGACGAAAATCGCGAGTTTCCATGCCAAAAGCAGATCGGTTCAGGCGGCGGAGACGATAAGGAAAATGCTGTTCGCCATGGTCAAGGATATCAGGGTGATTCTCATAAAACTCGCGGACAAGCTTCACAATATGCGGACCCTCTCATATCTTGACAGGGAAAAACAAAAGGAAATCGCCAACGAGTGCATGGATATTTACGCGCCTCTTGCCGGCAGACTCGGTATTTCATGGATAAAGGATGAACTCGAGGATATTTCACTCAAGTATCTTATGCCGCAGATATACGATCAGATAAAGACCTTTGTCGCGGAGAAAAAAAACGAGCGCGCGGAATACCTCGCCCGTGTGGAGGCTGAAATATACAAGGCGGCCGCGGCCGAACACATCGATATCGAAATCAAGACACGGGCAAAACACTTCTATTCGATCTATTACAAAATCAAAAAGCAGGGAAAGCGGCTCGAAGAGATTTACGATCTTTCGGGCATTCGCATTCTCTGCCATACGCCGGCCGAGTGCTATACATTGCTGGGTATCGTCCACACACTCTGGATACCGATATCGGGCCGTTTCAAGGATTACATCGCCATGCCCAAAGCGAACCGGTATCAAAGCCTCCACACTACGGTCATGTGTTTCGACGGCAAACCGATCGAGATCCAGATCCGGACGCACGAGATGAACAGAACGGCGGAGAACGGAATCG is a genomic window containing:
- a CDS encoding bifunctional (p)ppGpp synthetase/guanosine-3',5'-bis(diphosphate) 3'-pyrophosphohydrolase, with translation MIADFEATLGNYTKEEKEEIIAAARWAEGLHHNQKRASGEPYFIHPLNVATILINLRLDSKTIIAALLHDILEDTGVTRQELRREFGKEVESLVYGVTKIASFHAKSRSVQAAETIRKMLFAMVKDIRVILIKLADKLHNMRTLSYLDREKQKEIANECMDIYAPLAGRLGISWIKDELEDISLKYLMPQIYDQIKTFVAEKKNERAEYLARVEAEIYKAAAAEHIDIEIKTRAKHFYSIYYKIKKQGKRLEEIYDLSGIRILCHTPAECYTLLGIVHTLWIPISGRFKDYIAMPKANRYQSLHTTVMCFDGKPIEIQIRTHEMNRTAENGIAAHWLYKKGFSREQLRLEDLPIINKLRSWDSEGMATEGFLQEIKRELLKDSIYIFTPKGDVVELPAGSTAVDFAYHIHTEVGNHCLAAKADGSIIPLRKELKNAQIIEIITGQNAHPHLNWLNYARTASARSKIRHWLNQNDSSLIIEQNIIAKQHPQLPKKRTSKHEKSGPEAKRFFDDRRIGVVIDKERNVLIRFARCCGPTPGDEIIGYVTRGRGITIHKHDCPNLKYIKDIDNRRIEVEWETFGTKATYRFKVTVKPSEDIFSEIEGAIRKYQGHLIEGKIEEKDTDIYTGYFTIEIDDRKNFRYVLKSLRAVPAIVNVGVMESHD
- the prmC gene encoding peptide chain release factor N(5)-glutamine methyltransferase, with protein sequence MLYYAEVETPMLDSIVLLAEAVGMTKEKLYASFTHSIEEGQYGRFREFLHDRCSGVPVSYICRRKEFYGKEFFVDPRVLVPRPDTEILVDYAFSLVKTHGYIRNIHDACTGSGCIAITIQTLLPEAAVSASDISGAAKEVFEENCRRILGQGAGIPFFVSDLLAGVKGTYDMIVSNPPYLTDRETSDLKKIGWPEPELALRGGTDGTEPSRRLIRQAPQRLAAGGYLVLESAPPHMDVLRLFMEKNGFTDIAVVCDLGQRPRVIAGRLAAGRQRDE